One genomic region from Rosa rugosa chromosome 1, drRosRugo1.1, whole genome shotgun sequence encodes:
- the LOC133724179 gene encoding uncharacterized protein LOC133724179 isoform X2, with protein MESNLSAMAANLSNEGKPYIHGISDGIPAGCPSVKLLKSAFDEVDQHCSLDILPILFEEAQLPAKLKYPFHRSHAPDVFNMSMLPKEDNRPQWGSLLALLSFLKVSNPFKSQMCMDAQLTCQNCDELQQNNGDAHPPFIMEIAIEKEYNQAPESEEEAVESLKSGGELRVLQRQMSPKVGGKLMQLLFDHGTSKDNPVTEKTYETPNNRWRRCKRNASFDSRKIVLLFSVLSVILLIILEQSGFCGLELRSSLGTLVLIYLTLRVRQSGDGLVLV; from the exons ATGGAATCCAATCTCTCTGCAATGGCTGCTAATCTCTCCAATGAG GGAAAACCTTACATTCACGGAATTTCTGATGGAATACCTGCTGGCTGTCCAAGTGTTAAGTTACTAAAGTCAGCATTTGATGAAGTCGACCAGCATTGCTCTCTAG ATATTTTGCCAATTCTTTTTGAGGAGGCTCAGCTTCCAGCAAAGTTAAAATATCCCTTTCACAGATCACAT GCCCCAGATGTATTTAACATGTCAATGCTGCCCAAGGAAGACAATAGGCCACAATGGGGTTCCCTATTGGCCTTGTTGAGCTTCCTAAAAGTTTCTAATCCATTTAAAAGTCAGATGTGCATGGATGCACAATTGACTTGTCAGAACTGCGATGAATTACAACAAAACAATGGAGATGCTCATCCCCCATTCATCATGGAGATAGCTATTGAGAAGGAATATAATCAAGCACCAGAATCTGAAGAGGAAGCTGTCGAAAGTTTGAAAAGTGGTGGAGAACTT AGGGTGTTGCAGAGACAGATGAGCCCAAAAGTAGGTGGGAAACTCATGCAACTACTATTCGACCATGGCACTTCAAAAG ATAACCCAGTGACTGAGAAAACTTATGAAACACCAAACAACCGGTGGAGAAGATGCAAACGCAATGCCTCATTTGATTCAAGAAAAATCGTTCTCCTATTCTCAGTCCT ATCTGTAATCTTGTTGATTATTCTGGAGCAAAGTGGTTTTTGTGGTCTGGAACTTAG ATCAAGTTTGGGAACATTGGTGCTGATATATCTAACATTGAGAGTTCGGCAAAGTGGTGATGGTCTCGTACTTGTCTAA
- the LOC133724179 gene encoding uncharacterized protein LOC133724179 isoform X4 — translation MESNLSAMAANLSNEGKPYIHGISDGIPAGCPSVKLLKSAFDEVDQHCSLDILPILFEEAQLPAKLKYPFHRSHAPDVFNMSMLPKEDNRPQWGSLLALLSFLKVSNPFKSQMCMDAQLTCQNCDELQQNNGDAHPPFIMEIAIEKEYNQAPESEEEAVESLKSGGELRVLQRQMSPKVGGKLMQLLFDHGTSKDNPVTEKTYETPNNRWRRCKRNASFDSRKIVLLFSVLSSLGTLVLIYLTLRVRQSGDGLVLV, via the exons ATGGAATCCAATCTCTCTGCAATGGCTGCTAATCTCTCCAATGAG GGAAAACCTTACATTCACGGAATTTCTGATGGAATACCTGCTGGCTGTCCAAGTGTTAAGTTACTAAAGTCAGCATTTGATGAAGTCGACCAGCATTGCTCTCTAG ATATTTTGCCAATTCTTTTTGAGGAGGCTCAGCTTCCAGCAAAGTTAAAATATCCCTTTCACAGATCACAT GCCCCAGATGTATTTAACATGTCAATGCTGCCCAAGGAAGACAATAGGCCACAATGGGGTTCCCTATTGGCCTTGTTGAGCTTCCTAAAAGTTTCTAATCCATTTAAAAGTCAGATGTGCATGGATGCACAATTGACTTGTCAGAACTGCGATGAATTACAACAAAACAATGGAGATGCTCATCCCCCATTCATCATGGAGATAGCTATTGAGAAGGAATATAATCAAGCACCAGAATCTGAAGAGGAAGCTGTCGAAAGTTTGAAAAGTGGTGGAGAACTT AGGGTGTTGCAGAGACAGATGAGCCCAAAAGTAGGTGGGAAACTCATGCAACTACTATTCGACCATGGCACTTCAAAAG ATAACCCAGTGACTGAGAAAACTTATGAAACACCAAACAACCGGTGGAGAAGATGCAAACGCAATGCCTCATTTGATTCAAGAAAAATCGTTCTCCTATTCTCAGTCCT ATCAAGTTTGGGAACATTGGTGCTGATATATCTAACATTGAGAGTTCGGCAAAGTGGTGATGGTCTCGTACTTGTCTAA
- the LOC133724179 gene encoding uncharacterized protein LOC133724179 isoform X3, which yields MESNLSAMAANLSNEGKPYIHGISDGIPAGCPSVKLLKSAFDEVDQHCSLDILPILFEEAQLPAKLKYPFHRSHAPDVFNMSMLPKEDNRPQWGSLLALLSFLKVSNPFKSQMCMDAQLTCQNCDELQQNNGDAHPPFIMEIAIEKEYNQAPESEEEAVESLKSGGELRVLQRQMSPKVGGKLMQLLFDHGTSKANYGKKNEIFYWRASYNRDNPVTEKTYETPNNRWRRCKRNASFDSRKIVLLFSVLSSLGTLVLIYLTLRVRQSGDGLVLV from the exons ATGGAATCCAATCTCTCTGCAATGGCTGCTAATCTCTCCAATGAG GGAAAACCTTACATTCACGGAATTTCTGATGGAATACCTGCTGGCTGTCCAAGTGTTAAGTTACTAAAGTCAGCATTTGATGAAGTCGACCAGCATTGCTCTCTAG ATATTTTGCCAATTCTTTTTGAGGAGGCTCAGCTTCCAGCAAAGTTAAAATATCCCTTTCACAGATCACAT GCCCCAGATGTATTTAACATGTCAATGCTGCCCAAGGAAGACAATAGGCCACAATGGGGTTCCCTATTGGCCTTGTTGAGCTTCCTAAAAGTTTCTAATCCATTTAAAAGTCAGATGTGCATGGATGCACAATTGACTTGTCAGAACTGCGATGAATTACAACAAAACAATGGAGATGCTCATCCCCCATTCATCATGGAGATAGCTATTGAGAAGGAATATAATCAAGCACCAGAATCTGAAGAGGAAGCTGTCGAAAGTTTGAAAAGTGGTGGAGAACTT AGGGTGTTGCAGAGACAGATGAGCCCAAAAGTAGGTGGGAAACTCATGCAACTACTATTCGACCATGGCACTTCAAAAG caaattaTGGCAAAAAGAATGAGATATTCTACTGGCGGGCAAGCTATAACAGAG ATAACCCAGTGACTGAGAAAACTTATGAAACACCAAACAACCGGTGGAGAAGATGCAAACGCAATGCCTCATTTGATTCAAGAAAAATCGTTCTCCTATTCTCAGTCCT ATCAAGTTTGGGAACATTGGTGCTGATATATCTAACATTGAGAGTTCGGCAAAGTGGTGATGGTCTCGTACTTGTCTAA
- the LOC133724179 gene encoding uncharacterized protein LOC133724179 isoform X1 — MESNLSAMAANLSNEGKPYIHGISDGIPAGCPSVKLLKSAFDEVDQHCSLDILPILFEEAQLPAKLKYPFHRSHAPDVFNMSMLPKEDNRPQWGSLLALLSFLKVSNPFKSQMCMDAQLTCQNCDELQQNNGDAHPPFIMEIAIEKEYNQAPESEEEAVESLKSGGELRVLQRQMSPKVGGKLMQLLFDHGTSKANYGKKNEIFYWRASYNRDNPVTEKTYETPNNRWRRCKRNASFDSRKIVLLFSVLSVILLIILEQSGFCGLELRSSLGTLVLIYLTLRVRQSGDGLVLV, encoded by the exons ATGGAATCCAATCTCTCTGCAATGGCTGCTAATCTCTCCAATGAG GGAAAACCTTACATTCACGGAATTTCTGATGGAATACCTGCTGGCTGTCCAAGTGTTAAGTTACTAAAGTCAGCATTTGATGAAGTCGACCAGCATTGCTCTCTAG ATATTTTGCCAATTCTTTTTGAGGAGGCTCAGCTTCCAGCAAAGTTAAAATATCCCTTTCACAGATCACAT GCCCCAGATGTATTTAACATGTCAATGCTGCCCAAGGAAGACAATAGGCCACAATGGGGTTCCCTATTGGCCTTGTTGAGCTTCCTAAAAGTTTCTAATCCATTTAAAAGTCAGATGTGCATGGATGCACAATTGACTTGTCAGAACTGCGATGAATTACAACAAAACAATGGAGATGCTCATCCCCCATTCATCATGGAGATAGCTATTGAGAAGGAATATAATCAAGCACCAGAATCTGAAGAGGAAGCTGTCGAAAGTTTGAAAAGTGGTGGAGAACTT AGGGTGTTGCAGAGACAGATGAGCCCAAAAGTAGGTGGGAAACTCATGCAACTACTATTCGACCATGGCACTTCAAAAG caaattaTGGCAAAAAGAATGAGATATTCTACTGGCGGGCAAGCTATAACAGAG ATAACCCAGTGACTGAGAAAACTTATGAAACACCAAACAACCGGTGGAGAAGATGCAAACGCAATGCCTCATTTGATTCAAGAAAAATCGTTCTCCTATTCTCAGTCCT ATCTGTAATCTTGTTGATTATTCTGGAGCAAAGTGGTTTTTGTGGTCTGGAACTTAG ATCAAGTTTGGGAACATTGGTGCTGATATATCTAACATTGAGAGTTCGGCAAAGTGGTGATGGTCTCGTACTTGTCTAA
- the LOC133724205 gene encoding probable mitochondrial adenine nucleotide transporter BTL3 produces MHHRAGFNLSRLIQSPPSDPDPSLLFLGGGLFLHPDQTVSPTFLSLLPAKSKTRSGSGRCFSKTVRFGGGRGGGAFLCVSLSDGNEGYVRESGEALGQNGNTNSTAEEQAAAEVVFEKERSEIVEKGSGAMNTTKHLWSGAVAAMVSRTFVAPLERLKLEYIIRGEQKNLVELIKTIADSQGLKGFWKGNFVNILRTAPFKAINFYAYDTYRNHLVKLSGNEESTNFERFLAGAAAGITATLLCLPMDTIRTKMVAPGGEALGGVIGAFRHMIQTEGFFSLYKGLLPSIVSMAPSGAVFYGVYDILKSAYLHSPEGRERLRHMKQEGDKLNALEQMELGTIRTLLYGAIAGCCSEAATYPFEVVRRHLQMQVPATRLSAVATCAKIVEQGGVPALYAGLIPSLLQVLPSAAISYFVYEFMKIILKVESS; encoded by the exons ATGCACCACCGCGCCGGTTTCAACCTCTCTCGCTTGATCCAATCCCCGCCGTCCGATCCCGACCCCTCGCTCCTCTTCCTCGGCGGCGGCTTGTTCCTCCACCCTGATCAAACCGTCTCTCCCACCTTCCTTTCCCTCCTTCCGGCCAAGTCCAAGACCCGGTCGGGTTCGGGTCGGTGTTTCAGCAAAACGGTGCGTTTTGGGGGTGGCCGCGGCGGAGGGGCgttcttgtgtgtgagcttgtCAGATGGAAACGAGGGGTATGTTCGGGAATCGGGAGAAGCCCTGGGGCAAAATGGGAATACAAATTCGACGGCGGAAGAGCAGGCGGCGGCGGAGGTTGTGTTTGAGAAGGAGCGGAGTGAGATTGTGGAGAAGGGATCAGGTGCTATGAATACTACCAAGCATCTCTGGTCTGGAGCTGTTGCTGCCATGGTTTCAAG AACGTTTGTTGCTCCTCTCGAGAGGCTAAAGCTGGAGTACATAATACGTGGTGAGCAGAAGAACTTGGTTGAGCTCATCAAGACGATTGCAGATTCTCAAGGGCTGAAAGGATTTTGGAAAGGGAATTTTGTGAATATTCTTCGCACGGCACCCTTCAAGGCTATCAATTTCTATGCCTATGATACGTACAGAAATCATCTGGTGAAGTTGTCGGGGAATGAGGAATCCACGAATTTTGAGAGGTTTCTTGCTGGTGCTGCAGCTGGAATTACAGCTACCTTGCTCTGCTTGCCCATGGACACT ATCCGGACAAAGATGGTAGCTCCTGGTGGAGAAGCATTGGGTGGTGTAATTGGTGCTTTCCGCCACATGATTCAAACCGAAGGATTCTTCTCTCTTTACAAGGGCTTACTACCCTCTATTGTCAGTATGGCACCTTCAGGTGCAGTTTTCTACGGCGTCTATGATATACTGAAATCAGCTTATCTGCATTCACCTGAAGGGAGGGAGAGACTCCGACACATGAAACAAGAAGGTGACAAACTGAATGCTCTGGAACAAATGGAGTTGGGTACCATTAGAACATTACTGTATGGGGCAATTGCCGGTTGTTGCTCTGAAGCCGCTACATATCCTTTTGAAGTTGTGAGGAGACACCTTCAAATGCAAGTTCCGGCAACTAGATTAAGTGCAGTTGCAACTTGTGCGAAGATTGTTGAGCAAGGAGGTGTTCCTGCTCTTTATGCTGGATTGATACCCAGCTTGTTGCAG GTCTTACCATCTGCTGCCATCAGTTATTTTGTGTACGAGTTCATGAAGATTATTCTCAAAGTAGAGTCTTCGTAG